One Oculatellaceae cyanobacterium genomic region harbors:
- a CDS encoding nucleotidyltransferase family protein: MEREQVLRIIEQHRESVEKLGVKSLELFGSVARNESTANSDVDFLVEFSIDAGLFDLFRVKHYLEDILGCAVDLGTKEALREHL; this comes from the coding sequence ATGGAGCGAGAGCAGGTATTAAGAATTATAGAGCAGCATCGAGAATCAGTAGAGAAATTAGGAGTTAAATCTTTAGAGTTATTTGGTTCTGTTGCCAGAAATGAATCCACAGCCAATAGTGATGTAGATTTTCTGGTGGAATTTTCAATTGATGCTGGATTGTTTGATTTATTTAGAGTTAAACATTATTTAGAAGATATTTTAGGTTGTGCTGTCGATTTGGGAACTAAGGAAGCTTTAAGAGAACATTTGTGA
- a CDS encoding FAD-dependent oxidoreductase: MSTEVQKPKVVVVGAGWAGLGATYHLASQGYDVTLLEAGNYPGGLVAGWKTAGGKSVEAGIHGFWYPYKNIFSLVKQLGLNPFTNWTRSSQYSPAGLEVESPIFQDLPRLPAPLGTFLYTQFQRLPLVDRLSALPLLYSVIDFDNSDEAWRRYDWVTARELFKDFQVSARLYRDSFEPMLLVGLFAPGEQCSAAATLGMLYYFILAHQPDFDVVWCRGTVGEMIFRPWVKRIEEAGARLLANKRVTDVIIDSNGKATGVVCGEEIFDADAVIFAVGVSGMQKIVSNSQSLQSRKEFRDIMNLGAIDVLATRLWFDRKVSIPRPSNACFGFDATTGWTFFDLNALHDEYRDASGTVIEADFYHANQFLPLSDEEIIPLVHNYLTTCVPAIRDAKVVDSSVIRLPRAVTHFAPGSYQYFLPAKTSFDNVLMSGDWVITRHGSWSQEKAYVTGLEAANLVIERCGVGRKANIIPVEVDEPHIQAARSLNQTFREFTNSLLPDFWLP, from the coding sequence ATGTCAACAGAAGTACAAAAACCCAAGGTGGTTGTTGTCGGTGCAGGTTGGGCGGGTTTGGGCGCAACTTATCATCTAGCATCACAAGGTTATGATGTCACACTGCTAGAAGCGGGAAATTATCCTGGTGGGTTGGTTGCAGGATGGAAAACCGCAGGGGGAAAATCTGTAGAAGCGGGTATTCACGGTTTTTGGTATCCGTATAAAAATATTTTTTCCCTGGTTAAACAATTAGGGTTAAATCCCTTTACAAATTGGACTCGTTCTTCTCAATATTCTCCAGCGGGTTTAGAAGTAGAATCACCAATTTTTCAAGATTTACCCAGACTACCAGCACCGCTAGGCACTTTTCTCTATACTCAATTTCAACGCTTACCATTAGTTGACCGCCTTAGCGCGTTACCCCTACTTTATTCAGTAATTGATTTCGATAATTCTGACGAAGCTTGGCGACGCTACGACTGGGTAACAGCAAGGGAATTATTTAAAGATTTTCAGGTTTCGGCGCGATTATATCGTGATTCTTTTGAGCCAATGCTGTTGGTGGGTTTGTTTGCACCAGGGGAACAATGTTCCGCAGCCGCAACTTTGGGGATGCTTTACTATTTTATTTTGGCGCATCAACCAGATTTTGATGTGGTTTGGTGTCGGGGAACTGTAGGAGAAATGATCTTTCGCCCTTGGGTAAAACGTATTGAAGAAGCTGGCGCAAGATTATTAGCTAATAAAAGAGTTACTGACGTAATTATTGATAGTAATGGTAAGGCGACGGGTGTTGTTTGTGGTGAAGAAATATTTGATGCTGATGCGGTGATTTTTGCGGTTGGCGTTAGTGGGATGCAAAAGATTGTTAGTAATAGTCAGAGTTTGCAAAGTCGCAAAGAATTTCGGGATATCATGAATTTAGGTGCAATAGATGTCCTTGCAACTCGGTTATGGTTTGATCGCAAAGTTTCTATCCCGCGTCCCTCTAACGCTTGCTTTGGTTTTGATGCAACTACAGGCTGGACATTTTTTGATTTAAATGCCTTGCATGATGAATATCGCGATGCGTCTGGAACTGTGATTGAAGCAGATTTTTATCATGCTAATCAGTTTCTACCTTTAAGCGATGAGGAAATAATTCCCCTTGTGCATAATTATTTGACTACTTGCGTGCCAGCTATTCGGGATGCAAAGGTAGTAGATAGCAGTGTAATTAGATTACCCCGTGCGGTAACGCATTTTGCCCCTGGTAGTTATCAGTATTTTTTACCAGCAAAGACGAGTTTTGATAATGTGTTGATGAGTGGTGATTGGGTTATTACTCGTCATGGTTCATGGTCGCAGGAAAAGGCTTATGTTACTGGTTTAGAGGCAGCAAATTTAGTAATTGAGCGTTGTGGAGTTGGGAGGAAGGCTAATATTATACCAGTAGAGGTTGATGAGCCGCATATTCAAGCTGCGCGATCGCTCAATCAAACTTTCCGTGAATTTACTAACAGTCTTTTACCCGATTTTTGGCTACCTTAG
- a CDS encoding LCP family protein: MSRSPKVKDIKVKKRQLPKNSSKHIASINPQNHHLMLEQRSPQPRRQPVNNPQSHHRVIYRKPPVIRRRRSTNKLLVGAAILISAISGAFLAAAYPTKPYQQGELSPRAAAVFNDESFVNSTLLVPALTRPVNILVLGMSVLPPDVNQSDSQTREKGYLAQQHSVDGLSDTMLLVRFNPETKGITIVSIPRDTRVTIGNRTQKINAANKIGGRALAAEEVTELLDNQVKIDRFARINVLAVGKIVDALGGLTINVPKDMKYTDESQHLYINLKKGEQRLNGDQVMQFLRFRHDANADIGRVERQQTVIRALIKQSINPLKIAAIPHALSAVKPDIDTNLTVEELTGLVMFAAQVDRSNVEGIVLPGAPNGTGRRSVSYWLPDSDRIQEIVQRYFN; encoded by the coding sequence ATGTCACGTTCACCCAAAGTTAAAGATATTAAAGTAAAGAAACGCCAGTTACCTAAAAATAGTTCTAAACATATAGCTAGTATTAATCCGCAAAATCACCATCTGATGTTAGAGCAAAGAAGCCCTCAACCACGTAGACAACCTGTAAACAACCCACAAAGCCATCATCGTGTGATTTATCGAAAACCGCCAGTGATTAGACGGCGACGCAGTACAAACAAATTGCTGGTGGGTGCAGCTATATTGATTTCAGCAATATCTGGTGCTTTTTTAGCAGCAGCTTATCCTACGAAACCTTATCAACAGGGCGAACTTTCTCCCAGAGCAGCCGCCGTCTTTAATGATGAAAGCTTCGTAAATAGTACTTTGCTAGTACCTGCACTCACCCGACCTGTAAATATCTTAGTTTTAGGGATGAGTGTATTGCCACCAGATGTGAATCAGTCTGACTCTCAAACACGCGAAAAAGGTTACTTAGCGCAACAACACTCAGTAGATGGTCTTTCAGATACCATGCTGCTAGTACGGTTTAACCCAGAAACAAAAGGTATCACAATTGTCTCAATTCCTAGAGATACCCGTGTCACAATAGGCAATCGTACTCAAAAAATTAATGCCGCTAATAAAATTGGTGGAAGAGCTTTAGCAGCAGAAGAAGTGACTGAGTTACTTGATAACCAAGTAAAGATAGATCGTTTTGCCCGAATTAATGTCTTAGCCGTTGGTAAGATAGTTGATGCTTTGGGAGGTTTAACAATTAATGTTCCCAAAGACATGAAGTATACAGATGAATCTCAACATTTATACATCAATCTTAAAAAGGGAGAACAACGCCTTAATGGTGACCAAGTAATGCAGTTTCTCCGCTTCCGCCATGATGCCAATGCTGATATTGGTCGGGTAGAACGCCAGCAAACTGTAATTCGTGCCTTAATTAAACAATCTATTAATCCCCTAAAAATAGCGGCTATTCCTCATGCGCTTTCCGCAGTTAAACCAGATATAGATACTAACTTAACTGTTGAAGAATTAACAGGGTTAGTTATGTTTGCTGCTCAAGTAGACCGTTCAAATGTTGAAGGGATAGTTTTACCAGGCGCTCCTAATGGTACTGGTAGACGTTCTGTTAGTTACTGGTTACCAGATAGCGATCGCATTCAGGAAATCGTGCAAAGATACTTTAATTAA
- a CDS encoding pyridoxal phosphate-dependent aminotransferase produces the protein METQISRMQVVQSPIIPVIGELIRNNPGTISLGQGIVYYAPPPQAIAQISQFLADPTNNQYKAVEGIPPLLAAIKAKLQAFNGIEINNQNCIVVTAGSNMAFMNAILAITSLGDEIILQTPYYFNHQMAITMAGCRAVLVPTDENYQLRLDAIAQAITSKTRAVVTISPNNPTGVVYPKETLQQINDLCRDHGIYHISDEAYEYFTYNDTKHTSPGSFSGSNSHTISLYSLSKAYGFASWRIGYMVIPEHLLVSVRKVQDTILICPPVISQYAALGALQAGMDYCLTHINAIANVRQLVLNALSPLQMCTIAPANGAFYFLLKVNTEMDALELAKRLISEHRVAVIPGTTFGMDNGCYLRVAYGALQKETATEGIERLVRGLQTIL, from the coding sequence ATGGAAACACAAATCTCTCGTATGCAAGTGGTGCAGTCGCCCATTATTCCTGTCATTGGAGAACTGATTCGCAACAACCCTGGAACTATATCCTTGGGACAAGGGATAGTTTATTATGCACCACCACCACAAGCGATCGCACAAATATCTCAATTTCTTGCTGATCCAACTAACAATCAGTACAAAGCAGTTGAGGGAATTCCTCCATTACTAGCAGCAATTAAAGCTAAATTGCAAGCCTTTAACGGTATTGAAATTAATAATCAAAACTGTATTGTAGTCACAGCAGGCAGCAATATGGCGTTTATGAATGCTATTTTAGCGATTACTTCTCTAGGAGATGAGATTATTCTGCAAACGCCTTACTATTTCAATCACCAAATGGCGATAACAATGGCAGGTTGTCGTGCAGTCCTTGTACCTACAGATGAAAATTACCAACTACGTTTAGATGCGATCGCACAAGCTATTACCAGTAAAACACGCGCAGTAGTTACAATTTCACCTAATAATCCTACAGGTGTTGTCTATCCAAAAGAAACATTACAACAAATTAACGATCTTTGTCGCGATCATGGAATCTACCACATCAGCGATGAAGCTTACGAATACTTTACTTATAACGATACCAAGCATACTTCCCCTGGATCTTTTTCTGGTAGTAACTCCCACACTATTTCTTTATATAGTCTTTCAAAAGCTTATGGTTTTGCTAGTTGGCGGATTGGTTATATGGTAATTCCAGAACACTTGCTGGTGTCAGTGAGGAAAGTTCAAGATACAATTTTAATTTGTCCACCAGTAATTTCTCAGTACGCAGCTTTGGGAGCATTGCAAGCAGGAATGGATTATTGTTTAACTCATATAAATGCGATCGCGAATGTTAGGCAGCTTGTACTAAATGCCCTTTCCCCTTTACAAATGTGTACAATTGCCCCTGCTAATGGTGCTTTTTATTTTCTACTCAAAGTTAATACTGAAATGGATGCCTTAGAATTAGCAAAGCGACTAATTAGCGAACATAGAGTAGCAGTAATTCCAGGGACAACCTTTGGCATGGATAATGGTTGTTATTTGCGTGTTGCCTATGGAGCGTTACAAAAAGAAACAGCAACAGAAGGTATTGAGCGGTTAGTACGCGGTTTGCAAACAATTCTATAA
- a CDS encoding response regulator transcription factor, translating into MNHVLRVGIVDDHELTRAALKLALLQDSSLEVIFSATNGNEAIEMVKEHDPDVVIIDLQMPSLDGLSASTYIKTLNSKTKIIIYSSVEDPQVEVMVQTAPVDAFCPKNASTEKLVSLIKELGKSQD; encoded by the coding sequence ATGAATCATGTCTTACGTGTTGGAATTGTTGACGATCATGAACTAACTAGAGCCGCTCTCAAGTTAGCGTTGCTTCAAGATAGTTCATTGGAAGTCATTTTCAGTGCTACGAACGGTAATGAAGCTATTGAAATGGTCAAGGAACATGATCCAGATGTAGTAATTATTGACCTCCAAATGCCATCTTTAGATGGGCTAAGTGCATCTACTTACATCAAAACGCTGAATTCTAAAACTAAAATTATTATTTACTCGTCAGTTGAAGATCCGCAAGTGGAAGTTATGGTTCAAACAGCACCTGTTGATGCTTTTTGCCCAAAAAACGCCTCCACAGAAAAATTAGTTTCTCTAATTAAAGAGTTAGGAAAAAGCCAAGATTAA
- a CDS encoding DoxX family protein — translation MPSTPQPRRKEILRGVFAVCLIIVGITHFIRPEQYARIVPPPFPPFASVYISGFFEILGGIGLLIPFVSVAAAWGLISLFIAVFPANIYMTLHNIKIDGIPQNQALYWARLPFQAVLIAWAYWYTRSPEKQPGAKEAAAKAESLLNQ, via the coding sequence ATGCCTTCCACACCTCAGCCACGTCGTAAAGAAATTCTCCGAGGGGTTTTTGCCGTATGTCTGATCATTGTGGGCATCACCCACTTTATCAGACCAGAGCAATACGCCCGCATCGTGCCGCCACCCTTTCCGCCCTTCGCTTCCGTCTACATTAGCGGTTTCTTTGAAATTCTAGGCGGCATTGGTTTACTAATTCCATTCGTCAGCGTGGCAGCAGCATGGGGACTGATTTCCCTATTTATTGCTGTGTTTCCTGCCAACATTTATATGACTTTACACAACATTAAGATTGATGGCATTCCCCAAAATCAAGCTCTTTATTGGGCAAGATTGCCTTTTCAAGCCGTTTTGATTGCCTGGGCGTATTGGTATACACGCTCTCCAGAAAAGCAACCAGGAGCGAAGGAAGCCGCAGCCAAAGCTGAGTCATTGCTTAATCAATAG
- a CDS encoding TIGR00300 family protein → MASQIRFLMCAPDHYDVDYVINPWMEGNIHKSSRDRAVEQWEKLHYVLKDHAIVDLVKPQPGVPDMVFTANAGLVLGDNVVLSRFYHKERQGEEPFFKEWFESQGYTVYELPKDLPFEGAGDALLDREGRWLWAGYGFRSELDSHPYLAKWLDIEVLSLRLMDERFYHLDTCFCPLAGGYLLYYPPAFDSFSNRLIEMRVPEAKRIAIDEADAVNFACNTVNVDHIVVMNKASDSLKKRLNHAGFEVIETPLTEFLKAGGAAKCLTLRVTEPVRTEVTANVSVESRTIRLEGHLLDSGLINRALDKIMEAGGSFQVLSFDLGEQRQSTSKADVKVSAPSHEVMEAILSQLIDLGAVDLPQDEKDTKLEPVTQNGVAPDDFYVTTIYPTEVRINGKWVRVQNQRMDGAIAITKTDNGIVAKCKLLRDLEVGEDVVVDIVGIRTVRKTESREQRNTQEFSFMSAGVSSERRVELVVEQVAWELRQIRDRGGKVVVTAGPVVIHTGGSEHLSRLIREGYVQALLGGNAIAVHDIEQSMMGTSLGVDMKRGVAVRGGHRHHLKVINTVRRYGSIAAAVEQGIITHGVLYECVRAGVPFSLAGSIRDDGPLPDTQMDLIKAQEDYSRLITGADMILMLSSMLHSIGVGNMTPSGVKMVCVDINPAVVTKLSDRGSVESVGVVTDVGLFLSLLVQQLDKLTSRYKAA, encoded by the coding sequence ATGGCTTCCCAAATACGCTTTTTGATGTGCGCTCCCGACCACTATGACGTAGATTATGTAATTAACCCCTGGATGGAAGGGAATATTCATAAATCATCACGCGATCGCGCTGTTGAACAGTGGGAAAAGTTACACTATGTATTAAAAGACCACGCTATTGTAGATTTAGTTAAACCACAACCAGGCGTGCCGGATATGGTATTTACGGCTAATGCTGGTTTAGTATTAGGTGATAACGTTGTTCTGAGTCGCTTCTATCACAAAGAACGTCAAGGAGAAGAACCATTTTTTAAAGAATGGTTTGAATCACAAGGATATACAGTTTACGAATTACCCAAAGATTTACCATTTGAAGGCGCTGGGGATGCACTTTTAGATAGAGAAGGGCGCTGGTTATGGGCGGGTTATGGTTTCCGTTCAGAATTAGATTCTCACCCATATTTAGCTAAATGGTTAGATATTGAGGTGTTATCTCTACGCTTAATGGATGAGCGTTTCTATCATTTAGATACCTGTTTTTGTCCTCTAGCTGGCGGTTATTTACTGTATTATCCCCCCGCATTTGATTCTTTTTCCAATCGTTTAATTGAAATGCGGGTTCCAGAAGCAAAACGCATTGCAATTGATGAAGCAGATGCAGTTAATTTTGCTTGTAATACTGTCAATGTAGACCACATTGTAGTAATGAATAAAGCTAGTGATAGCTTAAAGAAACGTTTAAATCATGCTGGTTTTGAAGTAATAGAAACACCGTTAACAGAATTTCTCAAAGCAGGTGGCGCAGCTAAGTGTTTAACCCTAAGAGTAACTGAACCTGTACGCACAGAAGTTACTGCAAATGTATCAGTAGAAAGTCGCACTATTAGATTAGAAGGACATTTACTAGATTCTGGATTAATTAACCGTGCTTTAGATAAGATTATGGAAGCTGGCGGTAGTTTCCAAGTACTAAGTTTTGATTTAGGAGAACAGCGCCAAAGTACTTCTAAAGCAGATGTAAAAGTTTCTGCACCTTCCCATGAGGTGATGGAAGCAATTTTATCGCAGTTGATTGATTTAGGTGCGGTTGATTTACCCCAAGATGAAAAAGATACAAAGTTAGAACCTGTTACCCAAAATGGGGTTGCACCAGATGATTTTTATGTAACTACTATTTATCCGACAGAAGTCAGGATTAATGGTAAGTGGGTGCGAGTGCAAAATCAACGTATGGATGGCGCGATCGCCATCACCAAAACCGATAATGGTATAGTAGCTAAATGCAAACTGCTACGAGATTTAGAAGTTGGTGAAGACGTAGTAGTTGATATTGTCGGTATTCGCACAGTCCGTAAAACTGAGTCACGGGAACAACGCAACACCCAAGAATTTAGTTTTATGTCTGCGGGGGTTTCTAGTGAACGTCGCGTTGAGTTAGTAGTAGAACAAGTTGCTTGGGAATTAAGGCAAATACGCGATCGCGGTGGTAAAGTTGTAGTCACAGCAGGCCCCGTTGTGATTCATACTGGGGGTAGCGAACACTTATCACGTTTAATCCGAGAAGGATATGTGCAAGCATTATTAGGTGGAAATGCGATCGCAGTCCACGACATCGAACAATCTATGATGGGGACATCCCTCGGTGTCGATATGAAACGCGGTGTAGCAGTCCGAGGAGGACATAGGCATCATTTGAAAGTAATTAACACAGTGCGTCGCTATGGTAGTATTGCGGCGGCTGTAGAGCAAGGAATAATTACTCACGGCGTATTATATGAATGCGTCCGCGCAGGTGTACCATTTTCCCTTGCTGGTTCCATCCGTGATGATGGGCCATTACCAGATACCCAGATGGATTTAATTAAAGCACAAGAAGATTACTCCCGTTTAATTACAGGTGCAGACATGATTTTAATGTTGTCTTCCATGCTGCATTCTATTGGAGTGGGAAATATGACCCCATCGGGTGTGAAGATGGTATGTGTGGATATTAATCCAGCAGTGGTAACTAAATTAAGCGATCGCGGTTCTGTAGAATCAGTAGGAGTAGTTACCGACGTGGGTTTATTCCTGAGTTTGTTAGTACAACAATTGGATAAATTAACCAGTCGTTATAAAGCTGCTTAA
- a CDS encoding Uma2 family endonuclease: MNTITLNLSPIIKLTSDQFYQLCVENPDLKLERTKSGEVIIMPPTGGETSKRNVNLVAQVWFWNEQTKLGEAFDSSCGFSLPNGGDKSPDVAWVAKSRWDALSSQQKEKFIPLCPDFLIELLSPSDSLKKTQEKMQEYLDNGLRLGFLINRKNQQVEIYRPGQKVEVLDSPMSLSGEDVLPGFVLNLQPIWE, translated from the coding sequence ATGAACACTATCACTTTAAACCTTAGCCCAATTATCAAACTCACCAGCGACCAATTTTATCAACTCTGTGTAGAAAACCCAGATTTAAAATTAGAACGCACCAAATCAGGAGAAGTAATTATTATGCCCCCAACAGGAGGAGAAACCAGTAAACGTAATGTCAATTTAGTAGCCCAAGTTTGGTTTTGGAATGAACAAACAAAACTTGGTGAAGCTTTTGATTCAAGTTGTGGTTTCAGTTTACCTAATGGTGGAGATAAATCTCCTGATGTTGCTTGGGTAGCAAAGTCTCGCTGGGATGCGCTTTCATCACAACAAAAGGAAAAATTTATTCCTCTTTGCCCAGACTTTTTAATTGAATTACTTTCCCCTAGTGATAGTTTAAAGAAAACTCAGGAAAAAATGCAAGAATATTTAGATAATGGCTTGCGTTTAGGGTTTTTAATTAATCGTAAAAATCAGCAAGTAGAAATTTACCGTCCAGGGCAGAAAGTAGAAGTTTTAGATTCTCCTATGAGTTTATCAGGTGAGGATGTATTACCAGGCTTTGTTTTAAATTTACAGCCAATATGGGAGTAA
- a CDS encoding glucosamine-6-phosphate deaminase, which translates to MYLTSQPAQLPTPVKTFPVDALSVRVYQQESDLADDAAQIVHEHLKDKIAENGSAAVILATGNSQIRFLKALIDLGGVDWSKITLFHLDEYLGIDGNHSASFRRYLRERVEKLVKPKHFHYIEGDALQPLAECDRYTKLLQTQPIDLCCLGVGENGHLAFNDPSVANFNDRYSVKLVKLEDSCRLQQVNEGHFPNLEAVPQYAFTLTISQICAANKIICLAPEKRKATVIKEMLQSEISTNIPASILRKQPQATLFLDDDSASYLKKL; encoded by the coding sequence ATGTATCTTACTTCCCAGCCTGCACAATTACCTACACCTGTTAAAACTTTTCCAGTTGATGCTTTATCTGTGCGCGTCTATCAGCAAGAATCAGATCTTGCTGATGATGCTGCACAGATAGTACACGAGCATTTAAAAGATAAAATAGCTGAAAATGGCAGTGCTGCGGTTATTTTAGCAACGGGTAACTCTCAGATCAGGTTTTTAAAAGCTTTAATTGATTTGGGTGGCGTAGATTGGTCTAAAATTACTCTTTTTCATCTGGATGAGTATTTAGGTATTGATGGTAATCATTCTGCAAGTTTTCGGCGCTATCTGCGGGAAAGAGTAGAAAAGTTAGTTAAACCTAAGCATTTTCACTATATAGAAGGGGATGCACTGCAACCTTTAGCAGAGTGCGATCGCTATACTAAACTATTACAAACACAACCGATAGATTTGTGTTGTCTGGGTGTGGGAGAAAACGGACATTTAGCATTTAACGATCCTTCTGTGGCTAACTTTAATGATCGTTATAGTGTAAAACTGGTAAAACTAGAAGATTCTTGTCGTTTGCAACAAGTTAATGAAGGGCATTTTCCTAATTTAGAAGCTGTACCGCAATATGCTTTTACCTTGACTATCTCGCAAATTTGTGCTGCCAATAAAATTATCTGCCTTGCACCAGAAAAGCGGAAAGCAACTGTAATTAAGGAAATGCTGCAATCAGAAATTAGTACAAATATTCCTGCTTCTATTTTAAGGAAACAACCGCAAGCAACATTATTTCTAGATGATGATTCTGCAAGTTATTTAAAAAAATTGTAG
- a CDS encoding DUF4349 domain-containing protein: MNRSIDDSFKPSLAVSAILATIVLTSCASAADKTGQAPMSAPMPQEAAESSADVGGGSNMALDAAKTSPTQGRAAKAQAPVSRSQLVKKAELALRVNSIDKSIRAVSQLIQKQQGDLLNLESNKPYQQNYGQTASMQMRVPQAKLESTLDSIAQLGTVERRTLTAEDVSNQLVDYAARLRNFRKQESTLLKIMERAGSIPNVLQVSQELTQVRQSIEQLDAQLKSLRNQVAYSTITLSLEEAIASQLPERSLGLQVQESWNQATYSVGALTTNLLKLGIWLIAYSPYLLLLTGAAWFSYTRFQQRHSQLPETRNSD; the protein is encoded by the coding sequence GTGAACCGCTCAATTGATGATTCTTTCAAACCCTCTTTAGCTGTAAGTGCAATACTCGCAACAATAGTTTTAACCAGTTGCGCCTCCGCCGCAGATAAAACAGGACAAGCACCAATGTCAGCGCCTATGCCACAAGAGGCTGCTGAATCATCTGCTGATGTAGGTGGGGGTAGTAATATGGCGCTAGATGCTGCGAAAACCTCACCAACACAGGGGCGTGCAGCTAAGGCGCAAGCACCTGTGTCACGTTCCCAACTTGTCAAAAAAGCTGAACTAGCATTGCGTGTCAATTCAATTGATAAAAGCATTCGTGCTGTCTCTCAACTCATTCAAAAACAGCAAGGAGATTTACTGAATTTAGAAAGTAATAAACCTTATCAACAGAATTATGGTCAAACCGCTTCTATGCAAATGCGGGTTCCTCAAGCAAAGTTGGAAAGCACTTTAGACAGCATAGCGCAACTGGGAACAGTAGAACGTCGCACACTCACGGCGGAAGATGTGAGTAATCAATTAGTAGATTATGCCGCACGGCTGCGTAACTTCCGCAAACAAGAAAGCACTTTACTGAAAATTATGGAACGTGCTGGCTCAATTCCAAATGTGCTGCAAGTTTCCCAAGAACTTACTCAGGTACGTCAATCTATCGAACAGTTAGACGCGCAGTTAAAGAGTCTACGCAATCAGGTAGCTTATTCTACAATTACATTAAGTTTAGAAGAAGCGATCGCAAGCCAATTACCAGAACGCTCTTTAGGATTGCAAGTTCAAGAATCTTGGAACCAGGCGACGTATTCTGTCGGTGCTTTAACTACTAATTTACTCAAATTAGGTATTTGGTTAATTGCTTACAGCCCATACTTGCTACTTTTAACTGGTGCAGCTTGGTTTAGTTATACTCGTTTTCAGCAACGCCACTCGCAACTACCAGAGACACGTAACTCAGATTAA